The region TTTATATATGTGAACATATACATACCTACTTGTGATACGGTTCATTATTATTAATACGGTACGTGCGATAAATTTGCTCAAGTAAAATTAATTTAAATAACTGATGTGGGAAAGTCATTTTTGAAAAACAAAGTTTGTAATTGGCACGTTTTTTAACATCATCTGATAATCCAAGAGATCCTCCGATAATAAACGCCACATTGCTATCACCACTTAGAGCTAAATTACTTAACTGTTTCGCAAATTGCTCAGAAGTCTTCATTTCTCCTTGTAAATCCATCGCAATTACATACATATTATCTTTAATCTTAGAAAGAATTTGCTTTCCTTCCTTATCCTTAATCAATTCCATCTCGCGCTCTGACGCATTATCAGGTGTTTTCTCATCTGGAACCTCAATCATCGTTAATTTACAATAACGTGATAAACGTTTAGAAAACTCATCAATTCCAAGTTTAATATACTTTTCCTTAATCTTTCCGACTGAAATAATCGTGATGTTCATATCATATCCTCCAATTCATAAAGAAATTCCCTGATTAACAGGGAATTTTATACGTTAAATCCTATTCGAAATCTTCCTCATCAGCCATCATTCCTTCGATAATTTTATAAACCGCTGAATGATTACAAAACTGACATTTTTCAGGTAACTCAACTTCCACTAAAATAGGTAATTTACCGTATTCATCTAAATAACGATCCATTGCTTCTTCAACATGCTCTAAACAAGTATACATTTATTATTCCTCCTTATAATTTAATCACCTTTGATGGATTCATCGGATAAGTCATATGTAAATTTAATTTATTCATATCAACATTTTCTTCTTTTAAAATATGGCGTACCGTCATTTCTGCCAAATCTGGTAAATTTGCATCCTGACTTAAATGTGCTAAATAAATATGTCTTGTTTTATCTCCGATTAACTGACTTAAAGCATAAGCAGAATCTTCATTCGATAAATGGCCACAATCATCCAAAATACGTTGCTTTAACGACCACGGACGATTACACATCTGTAACATCTCCACATTATGATTCGTTTCCATAATATAAGCATCTGCATTATGTAAAGTCTTTAAAATATCACCTGTAATATACCCTGTATCAGTAATATAAACTAGTACTTTTTCATCCTTTTTAATCATATATCCAACAGGATCAACAGCATCGTGAGATGTTCTAAATGGCATAATCATTAAATCATCAAATTCAGCCCATTCATTCTTCTCTAAAATCGTCGTTTTCTCAACACCTGGCTTAATAATCGCCTTGCGATGCATCTCATCAATTGTTTTAGCTGTTGCACAAACATTTAACTTCCATTTACGTGTACAAACACCAACACCTTTAATATGATCCCCATGCTCATGTGTAATAAAGATATGCTTAATTTTATTTTCGTCAAATCCACTTTTTTTAATCAATTCTTGTAATTTTTTTAATGATAAACCATTATCTATTAATATTGCTGTATTTTCTGTTTCAATAATCGTCGCATTTCCGACACTTCCGCTCGATAATACACATATTCTCATCATATCACCTTTTTCTCTAAAGAAACCTATATCTTAACCTTGATATTTATCTGATTATTCATTTTAACATGATTTATAACTTCTAATCCAGTGGTAACACATAGAAGCACTCAAAAATAAAAAAAAGTAAGTAGGCTATTGAAAGCCTACCTACTTTTTTTAATAAAAACTCATTGGATTAGGTGCATAACTCGGTTGGGATCCAGTATTGGTCCGTATCTCAAAATGAAGATGAGGACCTGTACTATTCCCCGTATTACCAGCCTTTCCAATTAATTGCCCTCCTGCCACAACTTGTCCAACAGATACATCAACCTTACTTAAATGAGCATAGCGAGTATAATATCCATTGTTATGATTAATCAAAATACTATATCCATAAGCCCCGTTCCAGCCAGCTTGAACGATAACCCCATTATCAGCTGCATAAACAGGCTGTCCCACATAAGCCGAAATATCTAAAGCATAATGACCACTATAGCATAAATAAGCACAGCTAATCGTATATCGTGATGTTGGCCATTTCCAATCCTTTGTCCCACGACTCGGAATTTCCTTCGTTCCCTTTACAACAATACGATTTTGAGCCTCATTTAGTACTTTTTCACTCAACTTTTCTTGAGAAACCTGTTCTCCATTAATATAGGACTCCTTGTAAGATGTCAGCTTAATACCATTATACCCTTCCTGCTCTGTATATGTTTCCCCCACAGGAAGATTTGGATCCTCTATCGTCTCAGTTATATACTCAATCACTTCTTGCTTTACAACTTCTTTTTCAACCTGAATTTGGACGGATTGCATCATCGGCGTAACATTAAATTTTTGCCCAACATAAGGTATCGCCTGGTTACTTAAAACACGATAATTTAATAATTTGAAATCATTATATTTCAAATCATTTAATGATGCCAAAGTTTCAATTGTACTATCATTTTCTAAAATACCTACTTTAACAGGATCTTTTTCGCCAGTTAAAATCAGATTTCCAATCTCCTGTTTAGTAACTAAATCATCAATATTACAAATAGAACTAGAATACTCAACACTTGGACTAAATTTAATTCCAATAACCTGTTCTCCTTCAGTCATCAGAGGTTCAATCTTTAAATTTGTATCCTTTACACGCTTTAAATCAGATTCAGAAATATATAACTGAAATAATGATTCAATCTCTTTTTCAACTTCAGTAACATCCTTTACGCACATATTAGCTGAACCAACTTTAACATAATATCCTTTTGTTTTAAACTTAACATTTTCATCAATATAATTGATGACTTCCTCATCTTTCGGAATATGCGGAATATATGTTACCTCTTGTTCAATTCGAACATTATCAGGAATAATTAAATCCTCTAATTTATAGTGATTTAGATAAGATTCAATCTTCTTTTCCTCATATTCTTCATATATTGCAATATCACTTAAAACACCTATCATCTGATCATTAACATAAACCCGATAAATAATCTGGCTTATATCCCCCGCATATGCAGATATAAGTGGTATAAAGCACAATATGATAAGAATAATACTCATTCCCCGTTTTTTCATCTTATCACTCTCATCTTCAGTTGGTATATTATACTAATATTTTACTTTAATCTAATCTCACTGTCAAAACACTTTCATGTCTAATAATGCGTTTATACAAATTAAAAAGGAGTACTATACAGTACTCCTCTGACTAAGATACAAATTATTTAATTACTTCTGCATTACGCATATATGGGCGTAAAACTTCTGGAATCACAATTGTTCCATCAGCTTGTTGGTAATTTTCAATAATTGCTGCAACAGTACGTCCAATAGCAAGACCAGAACCATTTAACGTATGAACGAACTCAGGTTTAGCTTTAGCATCACGACGGAATTTAATATTTGCGCGACGTGCTTGGAAATCTTCAAAGTTAGAACAAGAAGAAATCTCTTTATATGCATTATAAGATGGTAACCATACTTCGATATCATATGTCTTAGCAGCAGAGAATCCGATATCTCCAGTACATAATTCGATAACACGGTAAGGTAACCCTAATAACTGTAATACTTTTTCAGCATTAGCAGTTAAACTTTCTAATTCTTGATAAGAATCTTCAGGTTTAACGAATTTCACTAATTCAACTTTATTGAATTGATGTTGACGGATAATACCACGAGTATCACGTCCAGCAG is a window of Turicibacter sanguinis DNA encoding:
- a CDS encoding CxxH/CxxC protein, which gives rise to MYTCLEHVEEAMDRYLDEYGKLPILVEVELPEKCQFCNHSAVYKIIEGMMADEEDFE
- a CDS encoding peptidoglycan DD-metalloendopeptidase family protein — translated: MKKRGMSIILIILCFIPLISAYAGDISQIIYRVYVNDQMIGVLSDIAIYEEYEEKKIESYLNHYKLEDLIIPDNVRIEQEVTYIPHIPKDEEVINYIDENVKFKTKGYYVKVGSANMCVKDVTEVEKEIESLFQLYISESDLKRVKDTNLKIEPLMTEGEQVIGIKFSPSVEYSSSICNIDDLVTKQEIGNLILTGEKDPVKVGILENDSTIETLASLNDLKYNDFKLLNYRVLSNQAIPYVGQKFNVTPMMQSVQIQVEKEVVKQEVIEYITETIEDPNLPVGETYTEQEGYNGIKLTSYKESYINGEQVSQEKLSEKVLNEAQNRIVVKGTKEIPSRGTKDWKWPTSRYTISCAYLCYSGHYALDISAYVGQPVYAADNGVIVQAGWNGAYGYSILINHNNGYYTRYAHLSKVDVSVGQVVAGGQLIGKAGNTGNSTGPHLHFEIRTNTGSQPSYAPNPMSFY
- a CDS encoding MBL fold metallo-hydrolase, giving the protein MRICVLSSGSVGNATIIETENTAILIDNGLSLKKLQELIKKSGFDENKIKHIFITHEHGDHIKGVGVCTRKWKLNVCATAKTIDEMHRKAIIKPGVEKTTILEKNEWAEFDDLMIMPFRTSHDAVDPVGYMIKKDEKVLVYITDTGYITGDILKTLHNADAYIMETNHNVEMLQMCNRPWSLKQRILDDCGHLSNEDSAYALSQLIGDKTRHIYLAHLSQDANLPDLAEMTVRHILKEENVDMNKLNLHMTYPMNPSKVIKL
- the rlmH gene encoding 23S rRNA (pseudouridine(1915)-N(3))-methyltransferase RlmH; translated protein: MNITIISVGKIKEKYIKLGIDEFSKRLSRYCKLTMIEVPDEKTPDNASEREMELIKDKEGKQILSKIKDNMYVIAMDLQGEMKTSEQFAKQLSNLALSGDSNVAFIIGGSLGLSDDVKKRANYKLCFSKMTFPHQLFKLILLEQIYRTYRINNNEPYHK